A region of Cellulophaga sp. RHA19 DNA encodes the following proteins:
- a CDS encoding GLPGLI family protein, with protein MSVKDKHSIVVNVMFLVLCFTSVIAQKTTSGSITYTVNLAPELIKNISKTNNPSTRAILKNSKEVSYALNFNSKLSTYQKNESLYDESKQKLNLVTTGAGGASIFYYNTKDNTLLKQLKLGGDTFLITQNTKKWKLLNASKKIGKYNCYKATLLDKNNKLTKITAWYTLDFPLPYGPKDYNGLPGIILELYEGKFFFKAYKIQLSNKDKIIEKSVDGIKLTQEEFNNRFKGFFDEK; from the coding sequence ATGAGCGTAAAAGATAAACATAGTATTGTTGTAAACGTTATGTTTCTAGTGTTGTGCTTTACTAGTGTAATAGCGCAAAAAACAACGTCTGGCAGTATTACATATACAGTTAATTTAGCTCCAGAATTAATTAAAAACATTTCTAAAACAAATAACCCTAGTACAAGAGCAATATTAAAAAACTCTAAAGAAGTTAGTTACGCTTTAAATTTTAATAGCAAATTATCTACCTATCAAAAAAATGAAAGCTTGTATGATGAAAGCAAACAAAAACTTAACTTAGTTACTACTGGAGCAGGCGGTGCAAGTATATTCTACTATAACACAAAAGATAACACTTTACTTAAACAGTTAAAATTAGGAGGAGATACTTTTTTAATTACTCAAAACACTAAAAAATGGAAGCTTTTAAATGCTTCAAAAAAAATAGGGAAGTACAATTGTTACAAAGCAACTCTTTTAGATAAAAACAATAAACTAACCAAAATAACGGCTTGGTATACTTTAGATTTTCCCTTACCATATGGCCCAAAAGATTACAATGGTCTACCAGGCATAATATTGGAGTTGTACGAAGGTAAATTCTTTTTTAAAGCATATAAAATACAGTTATCAAATAAAGATAAAATTATAGAAAAGTCAGTAGACGGTATTAAACTAACACAAGAAGAATTTAATAACAGATTTAAAGGTTTTTTTGATGAAAAATAG
- a CDS encoding GLPGLI family protein, which yields MKNSVVKIVLALILLSNFTYSQELSGIIMYNGSLNKTYIDSVLKTIYNNKNIPHAHKEFAKNEYGSAADVDYYLHFKNNQSYFYYNDAIELETGHNPTSSLIGKMPFYRNIKANNIIEINQYVGTIDRKPLQWKITNKRKKIGKYVCNQALVTETLFSRQGHYYTEKVEAWFTTEIPVSIGPKLYTGLPGLVLKIKTDKFTMTATEINLNPTKGVNITVSNLNKIITQEQANKKWEELAEASKQNN from the coding sequence ATGAAAAATAGTGTTGTAAAAATTGTATTAGCATTGATTCTACTAAGCAACTTTACTTATAGTCAAGAGCTGAGCGGTATTATTATGTATAATGGATCTTTAAACAAAACTTATATAGATAGCGTATTAAAGACAATTTACAATAATAAAAATATACCTCATGCTCATAAAGAATTTGCCAAAAATGAATATGGAAGTGCTGCTGACGTAGATTACTATTTACATTTTAAAAATAATCAATCGTATTTTTATTACAATGATGCTATTGAATTGGAAACAGGGCACAATCCAACATCGAGCTTAATAGGTAAAATGCCCTTTTATAGAAATATAAAAGCAAATAATATTATAGAAATAAACCAATACGTAGGAACAATAGACAGAAAACCTCTACAATGGAAAATAACTAATAAAAGAAAAAAAATTGGCAAATATGTTTGTAACCAAGCATTGGTAACTGAAACTTTATTTAGCAGACAAGGACATTATTATACTGAAAAAGTAGAAGCTTGGTTTACCACAGAAATACCTGTAAGCATTGGTCCTAAATTATATACTGGTTTACCAGGTTTAGTCTTAAAGATTAAGACAGATAAATTTACAATGACGGCAACCGAAATAAATTTAAACCCAACAAAAGGTGTAAATATTACAGTGTCCAATTTAAATAAAATAATTACCCAAGAACAAGCTAATAAGAAGTGGGAAGAACTAGCAGAGGCTAGTAAGCAAAATAACTAA
- a CDS encoding GLPGLI family protein: MQKIVLLLIFFISVAIHSQNSTIKYKVSTNKAFGDSSKDNTLSDVNNALLNTTLNFKLTFNTNESFYELDELLDDGINSKIAGIFFGASKKYYININTNEFILQSLAYGDLYLVSLEKPNWVLKKENKKIGKYTCYRAVTEYTVVNSKGSFIKRVTAWYTPQIKGSFGPRGYFGLPGTILELQDDKILISATEVNLLSKKKNEIKKPTKGKKISKKEYDNLNPPLRN; encoded by the coding sequence ATGCAAAAAATAGTATTACTACTTATATTTTTTATTTCAGTTGCCATTCATTCTCAAAATAGCACAATTAAATACAAGGTTTCTACTAATAAAGCATTTGGGGACAGCAGCAAAGACAATACACTAAGTGACGTTAACAATGCACTACTAAACACAACTTTAAATTTTAAACTAACTTTTAATACTAATGAGTCTTTTTACGAGCTAGATGAGTTATTGGATGATGGTATAAACAGTAAAATAGCCGGTATATTTTTTGGAGCTTCAAAAAAATATTATATAAACATAAACACCAATGAGTTTATTCTTCAATCTCTAGCATACGGAGACTTATATCTAGTTTCATTAGAAAAGCCAAATTGGGTATTAAAAAAAGAAAATAAAAAGATAGGAAAATATACCTGCTACAGGGCTGTAACAGAATACACAGTAGTAAACAGCAAAGGGAGTTTTATAAAAAGGGTAACCGCTTGGTATACTCCTCAAATTAAAGGAAGTTTTGGTCCTAGAGGTTATTTTGGTCTGCCAGGAACAATATTAGAGCTACAGGATGATAAAATATTAATCTCTGCTACAGAGGTAAATTTATTATCTAAGAAAAAAAATGAAATTAAAAAGCCCACAAAAGGAAAAAAGATATCGAAAAAAGAATATGATAATTTAAATCCACCTCTTAGGAATTAA
- a CDS encoding carboxypeptidase-like regulatory domain-containing protein: protein MTKKLFFIFFIISFIAYSQEITYKGFVQDSVQSPLPNANILAFPDSDDAETAFAITNEKGAYILRLQKGYTYQINISYIGYKKLVVSTTATEKTTKNFVLQEDVNTLDGVEVTYKIPIEVKEDTTVYDTDAFTNGKERKLRETLKKLPGLEVDREGNVTSNGKKITNVLVDNKPFFTGNTKMAVNNIPANVVDQIEVIDNYSEIAMLKGLQDTDKMALNIKLKKDKKRFLFGDLDVAAGHKDRYTIHPNVFYYSPKTNINFIGDVNNTGEKAFTFSDYMEFEGGFSKILAGSGSMSSLFQSDFSQFLNNNNFKERSQKFGAFNLRQAINSTTDISGYVIASKTDTDTENQTENIYQNNNDPFTENRTTTGNANNFFTIGKITLDYDPTYKEDFAFNTFVKLTNNNGLNSINTNSPTNTNSIRTANDIDALTLKQNVTYSRKLTDNHTGTLEATHNYTIDKPNTNWQTDKEILQGLIPLQADDVYNIQQTKEVKTHSVNAIVKDYWVLNNYNHLYFSLGVNSTFNSFVNEDVQLLSSGEINNFNTADFGNNLQHNFIDTYVGLEYKFRTGIFTFKPAVYQHYFNWSLHQLQTKTTNTKTVLTPEFTTEIKFKNGAKANFKYKANARFPSVNNLASNFILRNFNSVFRGNANLENEFFHTTSFNYSKRSLLRGLFYNLNVRYNKKTKQLKGETQLQGINQFNSLILFTQPEDDWYFSGNFNKRIKKIRAKYRGSYNYSNFYQLVNSETQKNTSGRFLNTVSLETIFKKGPNLEVGYTQTDSDYNTSVGKNKYRSTNFFTYLDYVLLEDFTLKAEYNFDNYVNKDRNIDNSFDNAMVSLFYQQEDSPWGFEIKATNLFDTQFKQDNSFSTFLISDSKTFILPRIVLFKISYKL, encoded by the coding sequence ATGACTAAAAAGCTATTTTTTATATTCTTCATTATTTCATTTATTGCATACAGCCAAGAAATTACATACAAAGGCTTTGTGCAAGACAGCGTGCAAAGTCCTTTGCCTAATGCTAATATTTTAGCTTTTCCAGATAGTGATGATGCAGAAACTGCTTTTGCAATAACCAATGAAAAAGGTGCTTATATTTTACGTTTGCAAAAAGGCTATACCTACCAAATTAACATTAGCTATATAGGCTATAAAAAACTAGTAGTTTCCACTACAGCAACAGAAAAAACCACTAAAAATTTTGTTTTACAAGAAGATGTAAACACTTTAGACGGTGTAGAGGTCACCTATAAAATACCTATAGAGGTTAAAGAAGATACTACCGTTTATGATACAGATGCCTTTACCAATGGTAAAGAACGCAAACTAAGAGAAACCTTAAAAAAACTACCTGGTTTAGAGGTAGACAGGGAAGGTAATGTAACCTCTAACGGTAAAAAAATTACCAATGTTTTGGTAGACAACAAACCCTTTTTTACAGGAAACACTAAAATGGCGGTAAACAACATACCTGCCAATGTAGTAGACCAAATAGAGGTTATAGATAACTATAGTGAAATTGCTATGCTTAAAGGGTTGCAAGACACAGATAAAATGGCACTAAACATTAAACTTAAAAAAGATAAAAAACGCTTTTTGTTTGGAGATTTAGATGTTGCTGCGGGCCATAAAGACAGGTACACCATACACCCAAATGTATTTTACTACAGTCCTAAAACCAACATTAATTTTATTGGTGACGTAAACAATACTGGCGAAAAAGCATTTACGTTTAGCGACTATATGGAGTTTGAAGGCGGTTTTAGCAAAATACTGGCTGGTTCTGGCAGTATGTCTAGTTTGTTTCAGTCAGACTTTAGTCAGTTTTTAAACAACAATAATTTTAAAGAGCGTAGTCAAAAATTTGGTGCGTTTAATCTACGCCAAGCTATAAATAGCACCACAGATATTAGTGGCTATGTTATTGCATCTAAAACAGATACCGATACAGAAAACCAAACCGAGAATATTTACCAAAACAACAACGATCCTTTTACAGAAAACAGAACCACCACTGGCAATGCCAATAACTTTTTTACCATTGGTAAAATAACACTAGATTATGACCCAACATACAAAGAGGATTTTGCCTTTAATACGTTTGTAAAACTAACCAACAACAATGGTTTAAACTCTATTAACACAAACAGCCCAACAAACACCAATAGCATACGTACCGCTAATGATATAGATGCACTAACCTTAAAACAAAACGTAACCTATAGTCGTAAATTAACAGACAACCACACCGGCACTTTAGAGGCTACACACAATTACACCATAGACAAGCCCAACACAAATTGGCAAACAGATAAAGAAATACTACAAGGATTAATTCCGTTACAGGCAGATGATGTGTATAACATACAACAAACCAAAGAAGTAAAAACACACAGTGTAAATGCCATTGTAAAAGACTATTGGGTGTTAAACAACTACAACCATTTGTATTTTAGTTTGGGTGTAAACTCAACCTTTAACTCTTTTGTAAATGAAGATGTACAGCTCTTAAGTAGCGGAGAAATAAACAATTTTAACACTGCCGATTTTGGTAACAACCTACAGCATAATTTTATAGACACTTATGTTGGTTTAGAATACAAATTTAGAACTGGTATTTTTACGTTTAAACCTGCCGTATATCAGCATTATTTTAATTGGTCTTTACATCAACTACAAACAAAAACAACCAATACAAAAACGGTACTTACACCAGAGTTTACCACAGAAATTAAATTTAAAAACGGCGCAAAAGCAAATTTTAAGTACAAAGCAAATGCTCGTTTTCCTTCTGTAAATAACCTAGCAAGTAATTTTATACTCCGTAATTTCAATTCGGTTTTTAGAGGCAATGCTAACTTGGAAAATGAGTTTTTTCATACCACAAGTTTTAACTACTCTAAAAGAAGTTTATTGCGTGGTTTATTTTACAACTTAAATGTTAGATACAATAAAAAAACAAAGCAGTTAAAAGGAGAAACGCAGTTGCAAGGCATTAACCAATTTAATTCTTTAATACTGTTTACACAACCAGAAGACGACTGGTACTTTAGTGGCAATTTTAATAAAAGAATAAAAAAAATAAGGGCTAAATATAGAGGCTCCTACAACTACAGTAATTTTTACCAGCTTGTAAACTCAGAGACACAAAAAAACACCTCTGGGAGGTTCTTAAATACCGTGAGCTTAGAGACTATTTTTAAAAAAGGCCCAAATTTAGAGGTTGGCTACACACAAACCGATAGTGACTACAACACATCTGTAGGGAAAAACAAGTATAGAAGCACCAATTTTTTCACCTATTTAGATTATGTTCTTCTAGAAGATTTTACCTTAAAAGCAGAATATAATTTTGATAATTATGTGAATAAAGACCGAAACATAGATAATAGCTTTGACAATGCTATGGTTTCTCTTTTTTATCAACAAGAAGATAGCCCTTGGGGTTTTGAAATTAAAGCTACTAATTTATTTGACACACAGTTTAAGCAAGACAATTCTTTTAGTACATTTTTAATAAGCGATAGTAAAACCTTTATCTTACCACGCATTGTACTTTTTAAAATTAGCTACAAACTCTAA
- the mfd gene encoding transcription-repair coupling factor yields the protein MQKLQTTIAKNEKNTTLTGLTGSALSFVIAETFKEADTPFLVVFSDKEEAAYHLNDLEQLVGEKDVLFYPGSYRRPYQIDEVDNANVLLRAEVLNRINSRKKPALLVTYPDALFEKVVTRKELDKNTLKIKVDDTITLDFLNEVLFEYKFKRVDFVTEPGEFSVRGGIVDVFSFSNDVPYRIEFFGDEVDSIRTFDVETQLSTDKVTKITIVPNVENKFLDETRESFLKYIASKTVIFSKNTELLHDRLDSLYAKAEEAFTKLTGELKHAQPKELFVDSNQLKKEFDAFNVISIHQTATNADKSIVFHSKPQPSFNKKFDLLIENLDQNHANNYTNYIFCATEQQAKRFHDIFDEVEQDVHYKTVVLPLFQGFILDDIKVACYTDHQVFERYHKFNLKNGYAKKQAITLKELTKLDIGDYVTHIDHGVGKFGGLQKIDVEGKKQEAIKLMYSERDVLYVSIHSLHKISKFAGKDGKPPKIFKLGSGAWKKLKQKTKTRVKQIAFDLIKVYANRRLKKGFKYAPDSYLQHELEASFIYEDTPDQSKATEDLKKDMESDRPMDRLICGDVGFGKTEVAIRAAFKAVDNGKQVAVLVPTTILAFQHHKTFAERLKDMPVTVDYVNRFRTAKEKKETLQRLAEGKVDIIIGTHQLVNKNVVFKDLGLLIVDEEQKFGVAVKDKLKSIKENVDVLTLTATPIPRTLQFSLMAARDLSTINTAPPNRYPIDSHVVRFTEDTIRDAVSYEIQRGGQVFFIHNRIENIKEVAGMLQRLVPDAKIGIGHGQMDGKKLETLMLAFMNGEFDVLVSTTIIESGLDVPNANTIFINNANNFGLSDLHQMRGRVGRSNKKAFCYFITPPYDSMSNDARKRIQALEQFTELGSGFNIAMKDLEIRGAGDILGGEQSGFINEIGFDAYQKILAETVEELKENEFKDLYEEVEGKDKVFVKETQIDSDFELLFPDDYVNNVTERLNLYTQLNLITTEEGLVKFEKELVDRFGEIPSPVEDLLNSVRIKWIANSLGLEKIVLKKGKMIGYFIADQQSGFYQSPKFTKVLQFVQANTAICKMKEKQTRAGLRLLLVFDKITTVEKALKSLAPFNTH from the coding sequence ATGCAGAAACTGCAAACTACTATTGCCAAAAATGAAAAAAACACAACACTTACAGGTTTAACAGGCTCTGCCCTATCCTTTGTAATAGCTGAAACTTTTAAAGAAGCAGACACCCCTTTTCTGGTTGTTTTTAGCGACAAAGAAGAGGCGGCTTACCATTTAAATGACTTGGAGCAATTGGTAGGCGAAAAAGATGTGCTCTTTTATCCTGGTAGTTACCGCAGGCCTTACCAAATAGACGAGGTAGATAATGCTAATGTACTGCTACGTGCAGAGGTTTTAAACCGAATTAATTCGCGTAAAAAACCAGCATTACTAGTTACCTATCCAGATGCGTTGTTTGAGAAAGTGGTAACCCGTAAAGAACTAGATAAAAACACTTTAAAAATTAAGGTTGATGACACCATTACCCTAGATTTTTTAAACGAAGTGTTGTTTGAGTATAAGTTTAAACGTGTAGATTTTGTTACCGAACCTGGAGAATTTTCGGTTCGTGGTGGTATTGTAGATGTTTTTTCGTTTTCTAATGATGTACCATACAGAATAGAATTTTTTGGTGATGAAGTAGATAGCATTAGAACTTTTGATGTAGAAACACAATTGTCTACAGACAAAGTCACTAAAATTACTATTGTACCCAATGTAGAAAATAAATTTTTAGACGAAACCAGAGAAAGCTTTTTAAAATACATTGCTTCTAAAACTGTCATTTTTTCTAAAAACACAGAGCTTTTACACGACAGACTAGACTCTCTTTACGCAAAAGCAGAAGAAGCTTTTACAAAACTTACAGGTGAGCTAAAACACGCTCAACCTAAGGAGTTGTTTGTAGATTCTAATCAGTTAAAAAAAGAGTTTGATGCATTTAATGTTATAAGCATTCATCAAACAGCAACAAATGCAGATAAATCTATTGTTTTTCATTCTAAACCACAGCCGTCTTTTAATAAAAAGTTTGACTTGCTTATTGAAAACCTAGATCAAAATCACGCTAATAACTATACCAATTATATTTTTTGTGCCACAGAGCAACAAGCAAAACGTTTTCATGATATTTTTGATGAAGTAGAACAAGATGTACACTATAAAACAGTTGTATTACCTCTTTTTCAGGGCTTTATTTTAGATGATATAAAAGTTGCCTGTTACACAGATCATCAAGTTTTTGAACGTTACCATAAATTCAACCTTAAAAATGGATACGCTAAAAAGCAAGCTATAACACTTAAGGAACTTACCAAATTAGATATTGGAGATTATGTAACACATATAGATCATGGTGTTGGTAAATTTGGTGGTTTACAAAAAATAGATGTAGAAGGTAAAAAACAAGAGGCTATAAAATTAATGTATAGTGAGCGAGATGTGTTGTACGTAAGCATACACTCACTACACAAAATATCTAAATTTGCCGGCAAAGACGGTAAGCCTCCTAAAATATTTAAACTAGGTTCTGGTGCTTGGAAAAAACTGAAGCAAAAAACCAAAACTAGAGTTAAACAAATTGCGTTTGACCTTATTAAAGTATACGCCAACCGTAGACTTAAAAAAGGATTTAAATACGCTCCAGATAGTTATTTACAGCACGAGTTAGAGGCGTCTTTTATTTATGAAGATACCCCAGACCAAAGTAAGGCCACCGAAGATCTAAAAAAAGATATGGAGAGTGATAGGCCAATGGATCGCCTTATTTGTGGTGATGTTGGCTTTGGTAAAACAGAGGTTGCTATACGTGCCGCTTTTAAAGCTGTGGATAATGGCAAACAAGTAGCTGTTTTAGTACCAACAACTATATTGGCTTTTCAGCACCATAAAACATTTGCAGAGCGTTTAAAAGATATGCCTGTAACGGTAGATTATGTAAACCGTTTTAGAACTGCAAAAGAGAAAAAAGAAACACTACAACGCCTAGCAGAAGGTAAAGTAGATATTATTATTGGCACACACCAATTAGTTAATAAAAACGTAGTTTTTAAAGACTTAGGTTTGCTAATTGTAGATGAGGAGCAAAAATTTGGAGTTGCTGTAAAAGATAAATTAAAGTCTATTAAAGAAAATGTAGATGTACTTACATTAACTGCTACACCAATACCAAGAACGTTGCAATTTAGTTTAATGGCTGCCAGAGATTTATCTACAATAAATACAGCACCACCAAACAGATACCCAATAGACAGCCACGTTGTACGCTTTACAGAAGACACTATTAGAGATGCAGTTTCTTACGAGATACAAAGAGGCGGACAAGTATTTTTTATACACAACCGTATAGAAAACATTAAAGAGGTTGCTGGTATGTTACAGCGTTTGGTTCCTGATGCTAAAATTGGCATTGGTCACGGACAAATGGACGGTAAAAAACTAGAGACTTTAATGCTTGCTTTTATGAATGGCGAGTTTGATGTTTTAGTATCTACAACTATTATAGAAAGTGGTTTAGATGTTCCTAACGCCAATACTATTTTTATAAACAATGCCAATAATTTTGGTTTAAGTGATTTGCACCAAATGCGTGGTCGTGTTGGGCGTAGCAACAAAAAAGCTTTCTGTTATTTTATTACACCACCTTATGACTCTATGAGTAACGATGCTCGTAAACGTATACAAGCATTAGAACAATTTACAGAATTGGGTAGTGGTTTTAATATTGCAATGAAAGATTTAGAAATACGTGGTGCAGGTGATATTTTAGGTGGTGAGCAAAGTGGTTTTATTAATGAAATTGGTTTTGATGCATACCAAAAAATACTTGCAGAAACGGTAGAAGAATTAAAAGAAAACGAGTTTAAAGATTTATACGAAGAGGTAGAAGGCAAAGACAAAGTGTTTGTAAAAGAAACCCAGATAGACTCGGATTTTGAACTTTTATTTCCTGATGATTATGTAAATAATGTTACAGAACGATTAAACTTATACACTCAATTAAACTTAATTACCACAGAAGAAGGTTTGGTTAAGTTTGAAAAAGAATTAGTAGACCGTTTTGGTGAAATACCTAGTCCTGTTGAAGACTTACTAAACTCGGTTCGTATAAAATGGATTGCAAATAGCCTAGGTTTAGAAAAAATTGTACTTAAAAAAGGTAAAATGATTGGGTATTTTATAGCAGATCAACAATCTGGATTTTACCAAAGTCCTAAATTCACTAAAGTATTACAATTTGTACAAGCCAATACCGCAATTTGTAAAATGAAAGAAAAACAAACCAGAGCCGGCTTACGCTTACTTTTGGTTTTTGATAAAATTACAACAGTAGAAAAAGCATTAAAAAGCTTAGCTCCTTTTAATACGCATTAA